One region of Paucibacter aquatile genomic DNA includes:
- the fur gene encoding ferric iron uptake transcriptional regulator: MNRTDEIKNSGLKATLPRIKILEIFQKTAQRHMTAEDVYKALLVEDADIGLATVYRVLTQFEQAGLLSRNHFESGKSVFELNEGHHHDHLVCLTCGRVEEFFDPEIEERQYAIARERGFKLQDHSLALYAACVKTDCPHRGS; the protein is encoded by the coding sequence ATGAACCGCACCGACGAGATCAAGAACAGTGGCCTGAAAGCCACCCTGCCGCGCATCAAGATTCTGGAGATTTTCCAGAAGACGGCGCAGCGCCACATGACGGCTGAAGACGTCTACAAAGCCTTGTTGGTGGAAGACGCCGACATCGGCCTGGCCACCGTGTACCGCGTGCTCACCCAGTTCGAGCAGGCCGGATTGCTTTCGCGCAATCATTTCGAATCCGGCAAGTCGGTGTTCGAACTGAACGAAGGCCATCACCACGACCATCTGGTCTGTCTGACCTGCGGGCGGGTGGAGGAGTTTTTCGATCCTGAGATCGAGGAGCGCCAGTACGCCATCGCCCGCGAGCGCGGTTTCAAGCTGCAAGACCATTCCCTGGCCCTGTACGCGGCCTGCGTGAAGACCGACTGCCCGCACCGCGGCAGCTGA
- a CDS encoding outer membrane protein assembly factor BamE has protein sequence MRSPKTLAIPARSAVLALVVAGASALSACSSMPSLDMLSSSSGQTMLERITPYKLEVVQGNVLTKELVARVKPGMPRAQVRDLLGSPLLTDPFHAERWDYVFTIKRQGTLYQQRKVVVWFNGDVLKSIEAPEDLPGENEFVASISSKAERREPPKLELSEAERKALPIPAKPAVPAAEPVGPVRAYPPLEKKS, from the coding sequence ATGCGCAGCCCCAAAACACTTGCAATTCCAGCCCGATCCGCAGTTCTGGCGCTGGTCGTCGCCGGCGCCAGCGCCCTCAGTGCCTGCTCCAGCATGCCGAGCCTGGACATGCTCAGCTCGTCGAGCGGCCAGACCATGCTGGAACGCATCACACCGTACAAGCTGGAAGTCGTGCAGGGCAATGTGTTGACCAAGGAGCTGGTGGCTCGCGTCAAACCGGGCATGCCGCGCGCCCAGGTGCGCGATCTGCTGGGTTCACCCTTGCTGACCGACCCCTTCCACGCCGAGCGCTGGGACTATGTCTTCACCATCAAACGCCAGGGTACGCTGTACCAGCAACGCAAGGTGGTGGTCTGGTTCAACGGTGATGTCCTGAAGTCGATTGAGGCGCCGGAAGATTTGCCCGGCGAGAACGAGTTCGTTGCCTCCATCAGCTCCAAGGCCGAGCGTCGCGAGCCGCCCAAGCTGGAACTGAGCGAAGCCGAGCGCAAAGCCCTGCCCATTCCCGCCAAGCCCGCCGTGCCGGCCGCCGAGCCCGTCGGCCCGGTGCGCGCCTACCCGCCGCTGGAAAAGAAGTCCTGA
- the ptsN gene encoding PTS IIA-like nitrogen regulatory protein PtsN gives MNRLAAILPADNVLVNVDASSKKRVFEQAGLLFENHHAISRAVVADNLFARERLGSTGLGHGVAIPHGRIKGLKNPLAAVLRVQQPIGFDAPDDEPVSLLIFLLVPEAATQRHLEILSEIAEMLSDRDLREQLKTDPEAANLHRLISAWEPLKSVA, from the coding sequence ATGAACCGTCTCGCCGCCATCCTTCCCGCCGACAATGTGTTGGTGAATGTGGATGCCTCCAGCAAGAAACGCGTTTTCGAGCAGGCTGGCCTGCTGTTTGAGAACCATCACGCCATCTCTCGCGCGGTGGTGGCGGACAATCTTTTCGCGCGTGAGCGCCTCGGCTCCACCGGCCTCGGTCACGGCGTGGCCATCCCGCACGGCCGCATCAAGGGCCTGAAAAACCCGCTGGCCGCCGTGCTGCGCGTGCAGCAGCCGATCGGTTTTGACGCGCCCGATGACGAACCGGTCAGCCTCTTGATCTTCCTGCTGGTGCCCGAAGCAGCCACGCAGCGGCATCTGGAAATCCTGTCCGAGATCGCCGAAATGCTGTCGGACCGCGACCTGCGCGAGCAGCTCAAGACCGACCCCGAGGCCGCCAATCTGCACCGCCTGATTTCGGCCTGGGAACCGCTGAAGTCGGTCGCCTGA
- a CDS encoding ExbD/TolR family protein: MSFGRLERRDSPKPMGEINMTPLIDVMLVLLVIFMIAAPLMSNSLRLDLPKSEAATPGDTPQFIALAVAPDGALYLGEEKLDAATLQQRLKTLGAGRPELEVQLRADQAAPYGAVAQLIGWCQAAGLHRMAFVTDADTAPTPLPKQP; encoded by the coding sequence ATGAGCTTCGGCCGCCTGGAACGCCGCGACAGCCCCAAGCCCATGGGCGAGATCAACATGACGCCGCTGATCGACGTCATGCTGGTGCTGCTGGTGATCTTCATGATCGCCGCGCCGCTGATGAGCAACTCCCTGCGCCTGGACCTGCCCAAGAGTGAGGCCGCCACACCGGGCGACACGCCGCAGTTCATCGCCCTGGCCGTGGCACCCGATGGCGCGCTCTACCTGGGCGAAGAAAAGCTCGACGCCGCCACCTTGCAACAACGCCTCAAGACCCTGGGCGCCGGCCGGCCCGAGCTGGAGGTGCAGCTGCGTGCCGATCAGGCTGCGCCCTACGGCGCGGTGGCCCAGCTGATCGGCTGGTGCCAGGCCGCCGGCCTGCACCGCATGGCCTTCGTCACCGACGCTGACACCGCGCCCACGCCCCTACCGAAGCAGCCCTGA
- a CDS encoding MotA/TolQ/ExbB proton channel family protein, with product MGGFQGFWDQGDAVTRGVALLMLLMSVSAWVLILWKSWTLQRARRSLARAVPAFWDANDLDSGRTALQNFDAEGLLLPLLDAATSDTRSGTLDAAGHAHSRLTRRLRDALHGVLQRLQFGQVLLASIGSTAPFVGLFGTVWGIYHALVSISASGNLSMDRVSGPVGEALIMTAAGLAVAIPAVLAYNVFGKLLGACEAELEGFAHDLREMFSDAPAQP from the coding sequence ATGGGCGGCTTCCAAGGTTTCTGGGACCAAGGCGATGCGGTCACGCGCGGCGTGGCCCTGCTCATGCTGCTGATGTCGGTCAGCGCCTGGGTGCTGATCCTTTGGAAAAGCTGGACCCTGCAGCGTGCGCGCCGCAGCCTGGCACGCGCCGTGCCGGCTTTTTGGGATGCGAACGATCTCGACTCGGGCCGCACTGCCCTGCAGAACTTTGATGCCGAAGGCCTGCTCCTGCCCCTGCTGGACGCGGCCACCAGCGACACCCGCAGCGGCACCCTGGATGCCGCAGGCCACGCCCATTCCCGCCTGACTCGCCGCCTGCGCGACGCACTGCACGGCGTTCTGCAGCGCCTGCAGTTCGGCCAGGTGCTGCTCGCTTCGATCGGCAGCACCGCGCCCTTCGTCGGACTGTTCGGCACGGTCTGGGGCATTTACCACGCCCTGGTCAGCATTTCGGCCAGCGGCAATCTGAGCATGGACCGCGTCTCCGGCCCTGTAGGCGAAGCGCTGATCATGACCGCCGCCGGCCTGGCCGTGGCGATCCCGGCCGTGCTGGCCTACAACGTCTTCGGCAAGCTGCTCGGCGCTTGCGAGGCCGAGCTGGAAGGCTTTGCGCACGACCTGCGCGAAATGTTCAGCGATGCGCCGGCGCAACCGTGA
- the dapB gene encoding 4-hydroxy-tetrahydrodipicolinate reductase — translation MTTSVTPPLRIAIAGSSGRMGRMLIEAVLQAPDCQLSAALDRPGTPSLGQDAGAFLGKICGVAISDDVRAALQASDVLIDFTRPEGTLAHLALCAELGVKLVIGTTGFDAQQKAQIGALAARTGVMMAPNMSVGVNVVLGLLDRAARALSEGYDIEIIEAHHRHKVDAPSGTALAMGEAVAQALGRDLKACAIYGREGVTGERDPSTIGFATVRGGDIIGDHTVLFAGIGERIEISHKASSRATFAQGSLRAARFLASQGPGLYDMNDVLGFKG, via the coding sequence ATGACGACGAGCGTGACCCCACCCCTGCGCATCGCCATCGCTGGCAGTTCCGGTCGCATGGGCCGCATGCTGATCGAAGCCGTGCTGCAGGCACCCGATTGCCAGCTCAGCGCGGCGCTTGACCGGCCGGGCACGCCCTCGCTGGGCCAGGATGCCGGCGCTTTCCTCGGCAAGATCTGCGGCGTGGCCATCAGCGACGATGTGCGCGCTGCGCTGCAAGCCAGCGATGTGCTGATCGATTTCACCCGCCCCGAGGGCACCCTGGCCCATCTGGCCCTCTGCGCCGAGCTGGGCGTCAAGCTGGTGATCGGCACCACCGGTTTCGATGCCCAGCAGAAGGCGCAGATCGGCGCCCTGGCCGCACGCACCGGCGTGATGATGGCGCCCAATATGAGCGTCGGCGTCAATGTGGTGCTGGGCCTGCTGGACCGCGCGGCGCGCGCGCTCAGCGAAGGCTATGACATCGAGATCATCGAAGCCCACCATCGCCACAAGGTCGATGCCCCCAGCGGCACCGCCCTGGCCATGGGTGAGGCCGTGGCCCAGGCCCTGGGCCGCGACCTCAAGGCCTGCGCCATCTACGGCCGCGAAGGCGTCACCGGCGAGCGTGATCCCTCGACCATCGGCTTTGCCACCGTGCGCGGCGGCGACATCATCGGCGACCACACCGTGCTGTTCGCCGGCATCGGCGAGCGCATCGAGATCAGCCACAAGGCCAGCAGCCGCGCCACCTTTGCCCAGGGCAGCCTGCGCGCTGCGCGCTTCCTGGCCAGCCAAGGCCCGGGCCTCTACGACATGAATGATGTCCTGGGGTTCAAGGGATGA
- the hprK gene encoding HPr(Ser) kinase/phosphatase — protein sequence MKPTSISADRLFEEHRERLRWEWIAGHAHPERRFDETAVRDAQSSADLVGYLNYIHPYRVQLVGRREVAYLSQASGEVLDRRISRIVTLEPPVIIVADDQAPPDRLVAMCDRAEIPLFVTRESAGHVIDVVRAYLAQLFANRTTRHGVFMDILGLGVLLTGESGLGKSELGLELISRGHGLVADDAVDLFRISQTAIEGRCPELLLNLLEVRGIGLLDIKAIFGETAVRRKMRLKLIVHLVRKETMERDFERLPYEPLYEDVLGMPVRKAIIAVDAGRNLAVLVEAAVRNTVLQLRGIDTYREFVERHQRAIEQGQHNDD from the coding sequence GTGAAACCCACCTCCATCAGCGCCGACCGGCTTTTCGAAGAACATCGTGAACGCCTGCGCTGGGAGTGGATTGCCGGCCACGCGCATCCGGAGCGCCGCTTCGACGAAACCGCCGTCCGCGACGCGCAATCGTCGGCCGATCTGGTCGGCTACCTCAATTACATCCACCCCTACCGGGTGCAGCTGGTGGGCCGCCGCGAGGTGGCGTATCTGAGCCAGGCCTCGGGCGAGGTGCTGGACCGCCGCATCTCACGCATCGTCACGCTGGAGCCGCCGGTCATCATCGTCGCCGACGACCAGGCTCCGCCGGACCGTCTGGTCGCCATGTGCGACCGCGCCGAGATCCCGCTCTTCGTCACCCGCGAGTCGGCCGGCCACGTCATCGACGTGGTGCGGGCCTATCTGGCGCAGCTGTTTGCCAACCGCACCACCCGCCACGGCGTCTTCATGGACATCCTGGGCCTGGGCGTGCTGCTGACCGGCGAGTCCGGCCTGGGCAAGAGCGAGCTGGGCCTGGAGCTGATTTCCCGCGGCCACGGCCTGGTGGCCGACGATGCGGTCGATCTGTTCCGCATCTCGCAAACCGCCATCGAGGGCCGCTGCCCCGAGCTGCTGCTCAATCTGCTGGAAGTGCGCGGCATCGGCCTGCTCGACATCAAGGCGATCTTTGGCGAGACGGCCGTGCGCCGCAAGATGCGGCTCAAGCTCATCGTGCACCTGGTGCGCAAGGAAACCATGGAGCGCGACTTCGAGCGCCTGCCCTACGAGCCGCTTTACGAAGACGTGCTGGGCATGCCGGTGCGCAAGGCCATCATCGCCGTGGATGCCGGCCGCAATCTGGCCGTGCTGGTCGAGGCGGCCGTGCGCAACACCGTGCTGCAGCTGCGCGGCATCGACACCTACCGGGAGTTTGTCGAGCGCCATCAGCGGGCGATCGAACAAGGGCAGCACAACGACGATTGA
- the hpf gene encoding ribosome hibernation-promoting factor, HPF/YfiA family, which translates to MNLTISGHHLEVTPSLREYVLTKLDRVTRHFDQVVDINVLLTVEKQKEKERRQKAEVTLHVKGRDIFVEQSSEDLYAAIDQLMDKLDRQVVRHKDRLQDHHHTSAKRLMETPAP; encoded by the coding sequence ATGAATCTGACAATCAGTGGCCACCATTTGGAAGTAACACCGTCTCTGCGTGAGTACGTACTCACCAAGCTAGATCGAGTGACCCGCCATTTCGATCAAGTCGTTGACATCAATGTCTTGCTCACCGTGGAAAAGCAGAAGGAAAAGGAACGCCGGCAAAAGGCCGAAGTGACATTGCACGTCAAGGGACGCGACATCTTCGTCGAGCAATCCAGCGAAGACCTCTACGCCGCCATTGATCAGCTGATGGACAAACTGGACCGCCAGGTGGTGCGCCACAAGGACCGCCTGCAAGACCATCACCACACCTCGGCCAAGCGCCTGATGGAAACGCCGGCGCCCTGA